A DNA window from Trypanosoma brucei brucei TREU927 chromosome 11 chr11_scaffold01 genomic scaffold, whole genome shotgun sequence contains the following coding sequences:
- a CDS encoding variant surface glycoprotein, with amino-acid sequence MELTKIVEALAVLLIIESSRASVHRTDSTAANACQAADDFAAITRAINRQVAELQNKIDEGHRTLLKLTVAAVAQSSRKEPAAALLLAESGSRLQAATMQLSNIKDRAATIANNIAKLGGLQEAVAELLNAKIPAKAPAAVAAGAAFGVDGFAIQLAGVGGKQSICNEHEKQAPRNKEAKVKVKNAYPITFYHATKADKTSGTNGNGPRACVRADTLTTACATSSSDQTNFLITGGPVTKAVQTQYTATQEAATKYTAQAKQTTEQFPPQNTVEALLNGLIELEADLNKLNFQTSSLLPTETINGEETKQALLQILKPGMAREKVSDHEKQIEELKKKLLKSDKTDAGTKLWQEIGKTTSPAVVAQSTKAEEISGIEDLGKLAATLGHYLVQETTKPSSKEQCNFNKEETGCDGKEQDKCNGKCEWKEINGKGECKSKTGEEGVKAENEGKTTTNTTGRNSFAIKKTPLLLAFLLS; translated from the coding sequence atggagcTAACAAAAATTGTGGAAGCGCTAGCTGTACTGCTAATAATTGAAAGCAGCCGCGCTTCGGTCCACAGAACGGATTCAACAGCAGCCAACGCCTGCCAAGCGGCAGACGACTTTGCGGCCATAACTCGAGCAATCAACAGGCAGGTCGCGGAgcttcaaaacaaaattgACGAGGGACATAGGACGCTACTAAAACTCACTGTAGCAGCAGTCGCTCAATCCAGCAGGAAAgaaccagcagcagcactacTGCTAGCAGAAAGCGGCTCGAGGCTGCAAGCCGCGACCATGCAACTAAGTAACATCAAAGACCGAGCAGCAACGATCGCAAACAATATAGCCAAGCTCGGAGGACTGCAAGAAGCGGTGGCCGAATTGCTCAACGCCAAAATTCCAGCAAAGGCACCTGCTGCAGTAGCTGCTGGCGCCGCATTCGGGGTGGACGGCTTTGCAATCCAGTTAGCAGGTGTCGGCGGCAAACAATCAATTTGCAACGAGCATGAGAAACAGGCCCCCAGGAACAAGGAGGCTAAAGTCAAAGTGAAGAATGCCTACCCAATAACTTTTTACCATGCTACTAAAGCCGACAAAACTTCAGGAACGAACGGCAACGGGCCAAGGGCGTGCGTCCGGGCCGACACGCTCACTACTGCCTGCGCGACCTCAAGCAGCGACCAAACGAACTTCCTAATAACAGGTGGGCCGGTTACGAAGGCAGTACAGACACAATACACCGCTACCCAAGAAGCCGCAACAAAGTACACTGCGCAAGCGAAGCAAACAACAGAGCAGTTTCCACCGCAGAACACAGTCGAAGCGCTTCTCAACGGTCTAATCGAACTAGAAGCAGACCTAAACAAACTGAACTTTCAAACGTCATCGCTTCTGCCGACGGAAACAATAAATGGTGAAGAAACGAAGCAGGCACTTTTACAAATTTTAAAACCGGGTATGGCGCGGGAAAAAGTGTCAGACCACGAAAAGCAGATAGAAGAGCTTAAAAAGAAGCTATTAAAGTCAGACAAAACGGATGCAGGCACCAAATTATGGCAAGAGATCGGCAAAACAACTTCGCCTGCAGTAGTAGCACAAAGCACCAAAGCCGAAGAAATAAGTGGCATAGAAGATCTTGGAAAATTAGCTGCGACACTGGGTCATTATCTTGTACAGGAGACTACGAAACCATCTTCAAAAGAACAATGCAATTTcaacaaagaggaaacagGCTGCGATGGTAAAGAACAGGATAAATGCAACGGAAAATGCgaatggaaagaaataaatggaaaaggTGAGTGCAAATCCAAAACTGGAGAAGAGGGTGTGAAAGCAgagaatgaaggaaaaacaaccacaaacaccacagggaGAAATTCATTTGCCATTAAGAAgacccctcttttgcttgcatttttgctttcctaA